tgaatatatttgaTAAAGGCTAGTAGACATTAGGTACTTACTATCTAATAATCAGCAAATTACAGCACTAAAACATGTAAATTTGAGATTTCCCCCGGAAAGAAACAGGAACTATTTTCTAAAGTGATATACCTTAATTAATCGTCCATTTTCTGTCAAAATCTTCAAATTTGCAGCCAAAGTCCTCTCAAGTTCTGGAGGGGCCGAGTAATTTTCCTACACATATACCATATATCATGTCAGATTCAGAAACTCATGCTCATAGAAGATATAAGAAAACTTTAAGACTTGCTATTCGTGAAGCTATGCTTAACCAAATCGTACAGTGGCTGTTCCCATATGAAAATTATAGCAGAAATGAGTGGAGAATCAAAAGTTTCTTTTTGCAGGACATGAGTTTATCAAAATGTAAATTATGTACCTTCAAAACTCTAGCAATCACAAAATATTACTATTGAACACCAGCATTTTCTCAATTTTCAGCAGATTCACTTTTTAGTCAATTTTATTTAGACGTATAAAAATCCATGTACATCGAAAGACAGAAAAGAAGTACCTCTACATATTGCATAATTGCAGGCCGACTAGATCCTCGAGGTTCCTTTAACTTTGTTATAGCCTCCAGAATAACATCATCCATCCTGCATTCACAACCAAAAGCCTCAAACGATGTATTTAAGAGCATTTAGAACAAATTCATTCTGTATGAATTATAGAAATATAATGATTTTCAAATGTAATTTGAGTTTAACGCATTTAGAACAGGAGCAACGCATCTTATGGAGCTTGTTCTTATAACTAAATCAAGCAATGGACCAGTGTGTAGCCATAGTTCAAGAACATTAAGCAACAAAACAAATCCCTTCCTCCTCCTACCAGGTAGAAAGTTTATCCGTAAACATGCACACACTAGAGAAACTGTCAAAGTTGCAAGTTCATCTTATGAAGCAACTAGGACAGAtgtttgaaaataaattattgaaggGATGTGATTTTCCTGTATGCTTAAAACAGGCCAGACTATCTTTACAGTCGGAAGGCATCAAATGACTCAATAGGAGCATCTATAACAGAGTCATATGACTTCTAAAAACATTGCTTATGATTCCCAAACATGCATACACATATAACAACCCATGGAAAATTCCAAATTAACCTTCCGAAGCGCCTGAGCCGCACCtctgaaaataaattattgaaagaAAGGTGTTTTTCTACACGATTACAGCAGTTGCAACACGAGAGAACTAAGCATGTACTACCTCCATTAAATGATTGGACGAGTTCTAAAaagataaaaaggaaaaaaatttagGAGGAAAGTGGGTTATGAAGAAGCTGGTTAGtaatttacaaatttaaatttggcACTTCACAAGGTTATGTATTCCAACCTTGATATGCTTTTCTTGAATTTTACATCCTGGGATATTTCATTGGATACTGCAATAGAAGTTATGCCAAGAACTTCACCCTTATCCACCACCATGCTACTAGCCGTAGTGTCCTCCTCTTGCTTGGGGGTAAGCTGACTGCTTTTAATTGAAACCCTAGCCCTATGGCGGGATCCAAGACCATTTGCCATGCAATTCAAATTTCTCCACTTATCCTAAACCAGAAGAAGTCCTCtgaaatatattaatttatgcaATGCAAAGGATACGATAAAGATCTACTAATCAATACCTTAAGGTCCACATTAGAACGTGACCGCAAGACTGTGGTGAACTCTGGATCTTTAAGAATAGTACTCCATTTTCCCATTCCATATTTTTGAATGCCAGCTTTAAGAGCAGCTTCTTCTTCCGATGTCCACTTCTGCTTAGGGGCACCCATCGCAGACCTAGTGAGTAATGCTAGTTTTTGTTAAACCTGCCAAATGCAGAGACATTGAACAATTAGAGAATAGATACAATAGTAACACCTAGAATaatagaatgaagtaataactaataaaagAAAGTAACGAAACGGTGTATTTTCCGTATATAGTTACCAAATTTGCACAGAAACTCCTTTATGTTTTTTAAAAGATGAGTATCTCGGTATTTAATGACTCCTAACCAAATCCCGAATACGACGAATACAATAATCAACCAAAAGATTATGGCACATCCTAAATAGGTAGATAATACCCTAAAGCAACAACGTTTCACCTGCTGTACTTTGCATATCAAATTTAGACATGCAAGAAACATACACTATAATCAAAACACTGCAATCAAAACTCCAGTCTGAGGCTATAATAAATTGGATACGACACGTGCTTTAGATAAACTGATCAACAATACAGAATGCAGCATTTGCAACTAATCACAAGCCACAAGAACAAGAAGTATATAGAAACAAGTTTCAAGAACTCAAAACAAACTCCAACAATGTTCTGGAAAACAGTGATGCAAAGAAATGCAGCACACCAGTTACCCCTACCGATCGATATACTTAAATTCATGTGAACATTAACCGTTACCAAAAAACACTGAACCTTAATTTTCTAAGTTATAACAAAACCGATATGAAAGTCAAAATTCCCAACTAATACACACAGCTATCCAATAAAGTAAAGAGACCCAGCTCCTTTTCATGAAAATCATATGCAACATAAAAAGAAACCCTTTTGAGGTGAATCACGCATTAAGTCGAGATGATTCTGCCCACTACCATCTTATTCAAGCTACATCATTCGATCACATGAAAAGGGCAGACTCAATTTCGtgtttaaaaattgaaaaaaaaaagagggcaAGCAAAGACCCTTCAAAGGTAAAGCTGAGAGCTATGAATAGATTAGCCATACCCGGAGTAGAGGCGAGTGATTCCTAAAAAATGTTAAAGGAGAAGTCTGATTTATGCAATTGAAACCCTAATTGACATAAAGTCGGAAATTTGGAAGAATCATCCAGCTATGCATACACTCTACTGTAGGTGTGAGCAATAAACAGCACTCAATTTTGTAGTAATAATTTCATTTGGTAGCTTTACCTTGTATGGGATCAATTCATTTCCCAAGCATGTCCATGAGAGTCTGAGACCATGACTCCAGTCACAATTTTGATTTACACTGACTCAACTTTTTTAACTGgttttaattttactttttctatAGTAGATTTGGAGTTTCTCTAGTTTATTGTCCATACAATATTCAAGGTTAAATCCAATTGGGTGATTGACGGGAGTAGTAGACCCTCGTTTACAATAAGACAATCGACTATAAATAAGGTATTCTATAATCGGATCTTATTTAATGTATTGTCGATCAACTTGCATTGTAGTTTCGATATTAATATCGCAGGTTTAATTGAAGAATTTTCGGAAATTATCCAACAAGATCTTCAGGAACAGGAATCTTTATTATATTCCCAGCAAGAGGCGTGTCCGACAATGCAACCCTACCCGCGATGATGTTTTAGAGTGGTGGGAGTCAACCCTACCCGACAATGCAACGctataagagcatctgcaacggtgagcACCGccgcgtccgtccgtccgtgtcagcggcacggagacgctctccgccgctgcgctcgcgtcgctggcacggcgctgctcgatgcatcgagcacgtccgtgtcgGCGAGCTGGCGACGTGGCAGCGTCTGATTAGCCAACGGCTTTTCCGTtggaaaattattattttttattttaaaaaaaaaattgaaaataatatcaaaaaaaaaattcccaatcccaaaaaaatgaccgtttttcccgtttttctgtattatttttgttttttattttttattttccccaaaaacatctataaatacacattcatcatccatttttcacatcaaatcatctctcattcatctctctttcatatttttcatacaacttatctacaccttcatctctcactcaaaacctcaaatggatttcacccatcttattacggaagcggagcgcgaagaacaagaatactacgaacaacatcgtgccgcttatgaagcatatgtcgcagcgaatacccccgcccctcctcctcaaccaactagatcaactcgccgctacattcaTTGTgatcgggagggagcccacgaaaggctcgttgcgaCTATTTTgccaacacttaagcggccacaaaggcggtggcccaacacttatccttgaagcggtcgcagACTActgcctatggatttggcatgcatatttcggcgttgtcggatccaacaacgacttgaacgtgctctattcttcacccctcttcaatgatgtgttgaatggtgtagcatcggcgatcgacttcaccgtcaacagaaatacataccacatgagttactatctcactgatggtatctacccaaggtggtcgactttcgtgaagacgctcagcaacccgcaagacccgagacaggttctttttgcgcagcgtcaagagtccgcgcggaaagacgtcgaaagagcctttggggtccttaaagcccgattcaacattgtgaagggcccggctcggctgtggtacgtgaataatatcgtcgacatcatgtacacgtgtattatcttacacaacatgattatagccgacgaaggaccgaggggggctagcttctacgacgaggatgaagccggaagctcaaccgcgaggtctcccccacgtcgaggtgtgcatacgacgatgggtgagaggatcgaaacaagacacacaatgcgcgatacctgAATCCActttgagctacaagaagacctaatcaaacacatgtgggcgaaattcggcaacgagtagtggatttttttaattttacgaatttaattatgtaatttttaatttttaggagtttaattatgaaaattttaatttttaggattttaattatgtaatttttaatttttaggattgtaattatgtaattttttattttttatgtattttgtaatattattccgagtatgtttaatgtattttaattttgtggaaatatttttatttaaattgaataatggaatggtgggacccttgtgctggtttttgcggaagagcatggttgtg
This DNA window, taken from Salvia splendens isolate huo1 chromosome 18, SspV2, whole genome shotgun sequence, encodes the following:
- the LOC121777622 gene encoding telomere repeat-binding factor 2-like, with protein sequence MGAPKQKWTSEEEAALKAGIQKYGMGKWSTILKDPEFTTVLRSRSNVDLKDKWRNLNCMANGLGSRHRARVSIKSSQLTPKQEEDTTASSMVVDKGEVLGITSIAVSNEISQDVKFKKSISRMDDVILEAITKLKEPRGSSRPAIMQYVEENYSAPPELERTLAANLKILTENGRLIKVKNQYRIAPKLISFSAGEEPKLLLENGAKKNYFQAEGSSVVLLSKAEIDAELEQMRSMSPEEAAAAAAIAVVEAEAAIAEAEAAAREAEEAEAEAEAAQCFADAAQKALNHQAMRCLNI